From the Musa acuminata AAA Group cultivar baxijiao chromosome BXJ3-7, Cavendish_Baxijiao_AAA, whole genome shotgun sequence genome, one window contains:
- the LOC103990406 gene encoding adenine phosphoribosyltransferase 4 isoform X2, with protein sequence MAVCEEKKQDTRIQRIASSIRVVPDFPKKGIMFQDITTLLLEPKAFKDTVDLFVEQYTGRGISVVAGEVISENYILEYGSDCLEMHVGAVQPGERALVVDDLIATGGTLCAAISLLERAGAEVLECACVIELPELKGRGRLNGKPLYVLVESH encoded by the exons ATGGCGGTTTGCGAGGAAAAGAAGCAGGACACGCGCATTCAACGCATAGCTTCGTCCATTCGCGTGGTTCCCGACTTCCCCAAGAAAG GGATCATGTTCCAAGACATCACGACGCTGCTGCTCGAGCCGAAAGCGTTCAAGGACACAGTGGATTTGTTCGTGGAGCAGTACACGGGGAGAGGCATCTCTGTCGTCGCCG GTGAAGTGATTTCAGAGAACTACATACTGGAATATGGATCTGATTGTCTTGAAATGCATGTTGGGGCAGTCCAACCTGGTGAACGAGCTCTAGTAGTCGATGATTTGATCGCGACTGGTGGAACTCTTTGTGCCGCCATAAGTTTACTCG AGCGGGCTGGGGCTGAGGTGCTTGAATGCGCATGTGTAATTGAACTTCCAGAACTCAAG GGCCGAGGGAGGTTAAACGGCAAACCGTTATACGTACTGGTGGAGTCCCATTGA
- the LOC135642391 gene encoding uncharacterized protein LOC135642391: MSSGWMKSFRCRSNDVDDVVCPLAPSSSSAKKWLLLPSLLLSCADSSSHAPNDVLPKRPSAASSRTPKPEPRSRPQVSAPPPSPATAVAPAGPFPSLVELPPGHPSRRVVEIIFGSRWCSGEGRASGADAFSGTIEMLFRVRNPARSVARFEEYRAAVRSRAARSDDARCAADGNEMMRFQSRPPASAGEVFDGGVAWSPAEGIRTFAGSGGAHESGGGGGAGRRAMLVCRVIAGRVRAESDPESAADSVSLGEGELLVFDPRAVLPCFLIIYKL, translated from the coding sequence ATGTCCTCCGGCTGGATGAAGTCGTTTCGCTGCAGATCTAACGACGTCGACGACGTCGTCTGCCCCCTCGCGCCGTCGTCTTCGTCTGCCAAGAAGTGGCTGCTCCTTCCCTCCTTATTGCTCTCCTGCGCCGACTCCTCTTCTCACGCTCCTAACGACGTCCTCCCGAAACGTCCCTCCGCCGCTTCCTCCCGAACGCCGAAACCCGAGCCGAGATCCCGCCCGCAAGTCTCCGCCCCGCCTCCCTCCCCGGCCACGGCGGTGGCGCCCGCTGGCCCGTTCCCGTCTTTGGTGGAGCTGCCGCCTGGCCACCCCTCGCGCCGGGTGGTGGAGATCATCTTCGGGTCGCGATGGTGTTCCGGCGAAGGGCGCGCCTCCGGGGCCGACGCCTTCTCCGGAACGATCGAGATGCTCTTCCGGGTCCGCAACCCGGCCCGGAGCGTCGCCCGGTTCGAGGAATACCGCGCAGCCGTTCGTTCCCGCGCCGCCCGGTCCGACGACGCGCGGTGCGCAGCCGACGGGAACGAGATGATGCGGTTCCAGTCCCGCCCTCCCGCCTCGGCCGGCGAGGTGTTCGACGGCGGAGTGGCGTGGTCGCCGGCGGAGGGGATACGTACATTCGCGGGGAGCGGCGGGGCCCACGAGAGCGGGGGCGGCGGCGGGGCCGGGCGACGGGCGATGCTGGTTTGCCGGGTCATCGCGGGCCGTGTCCGGGCCGAGTCGGACCCCGAGTCCGCGGCCGACTCGGTGAGTTTGGGCGAAGGTGAGCTTCTGGTGTTCGATCCCCGCGCCGTGCTGCCGTGCTTTCTAATTATCTATAAGCTTTAA
- the LOC135642345 gene encoding protein YABBY 5-like, with amino-acid sequence MSSSSAAFSFDHFSSSPSEQLCYAYCNFCDTILAVSVPRSSLFMTVTVKCGKCTNLLSVNARGLLFPEVNQFRLGHSFLTLPHHKLSDEIPCSPTSLLMDPTTMNTTTTTTTNTLVASVNRGTDDKLRRTPVLNKPLEKRQRIPSAYNRFIKDEIQRIKAVNPDITHREAFSAAAKNWAHFPHIHFGLMPDQLMKKASFRLQEGEDVLLKDSF; translated from the exons ATGTCATCCTCCTCAGCCGCCTTTTCTTTTGACCACTTCTCGTCATCCCCTTCCGAGCAGCTCTGCTACGCTTACTGCAACTTCTGCGACACCATTCTCGCG GTGAGCGTTCCCCGTAGTAGTCTTTTCATGACGGTGACGGTGAAGTGCGGCAAGTGCACCAACCTTCTCTCTGTCAATGCGAGGGGACTTCTCTTCCCCGAGGTCAACCAGTTCCGACTTGGCCATTCCTTTCTGACTCTCCCCCATCACAAGCTCTCG GATGAGATACCATGCTCACCTACAAGCTTACTAATGGATCCAACCACAatgaacaccaccaccaccaccaccaccaatacTCTAGTGGCTTCAGTCAACAGAGGAACTGATGATAAACTTCGACGGACGCCGGTCCTTAACAAAc CTTTGGAGAAAAGGCAGAGAATTCCATCCGCATACAATCGATTTATCAA GGATGAAATCCAACGCATAAAAGCTGTGAATCCCGACATTACTCACAGAGAGGCCTTCAGTGCAGCTGCAAAAAAC TGGGCTCACTTTCCGCACATCCATTTCGGTCTGATGCCGGATCAGCTCATGAAGAAGGCCAGCTTTCGGCTGCAG GAGGGAGAGGATGTTCTTCTCAAAGACAGCTTCTGA
- the LOC135643594 gene encoding vesicle-associated protein 1-3-like, protein MISGGLLKIHPSELKLPFEVKRQSSCCMQLTNKTDNYVAFKVKTTSPKKYSVRPNMGIVQPRSAITITVTMQAQKEAPPDYQSKDKFLIQSVIANDGATTKDITAEMFNKAPDKVVEEFKLRVVYIPANPPSPVPEESEEGISPRPSMLENKTQSSTLFDAVSRSLEEAPRDESEEEETMISKLTEEKKYAMQQNKKLQKELELLRQERRKNRSGFSVTFVTIVALLGIIIGFLIKKT, encoded by the exons ATGATCAGTGgagggcttctcaagatccacccCTCCGAGCTCAAATTGCCTT TCGAAGTGAAAAGGCAGAGCTCTTGTTGCATGCAGCTGACCAACAAAACAGATAACTATGTAGCTTTCAAG gtTAAAACAACAAGCCCCAAGAAATATAGCGTGCGCCCAAACATGGGAATTGTTCAGCCCAGGTCCGCAATTACCATAACAG TGACAATGCAAGCTCAGAAGGAAGCTCCACCTGATTATCAAAGCAAAGACAAGTTTCTTATCCAGAGTGTTATTGCAAATGATGGAGCAACAACCAAGGACATTACTGCTGAAATG TTCAACAAAGCACCCGACAAAGTTGTTGAGGAGTTTAAGCTACGGGTTGTTTATATACCTGCTAATCCTCCCTCACCAGTTCCTGAGGAATCAGAGGAAGGAATTTCCCCACGGCCATCCATGCTAGAGAATAAAACTCAGAGTTCAACCTTGTTTGATGCT GTATCAAGATCCTTAGAAGAAGCTCCTAGAGATGAATCTGAGGAG GAGGAgactatgatttcaaagttgaCTGAGGAGAAGAAGTATGCAATGCAACAAAATAAGAAGTTGCAAAAAGAGCTG GAACTGCTAAGACAAGAAAGGCGCAAAAACCGTAGCGGTTTCTCTGTCACGTTTGTTACGATTGTGGCTCTTTTGGGGATCATCATAGGCTTTCtcatcaagaaaacatag
- the LOC103990406 gene encoding adenine phosphoribosyltransferase 4 isoform X1 translates to MAVCEEKKQDTRIQRIASSIRVVPDFPKKGIMFQDITTLLLEPKAFKDTVDLFVEQYTGRGISVVAGVEARGFIFGPPIALAIGAKFVPLRKPRKLPGEVISENYILEYGSDCLEMHVGAVQPGERALVVDDLIATGGTLCAAISLLERAGAEVLECACVIELPELKGRGRLNGKPLYVLVESH, encoded by the exons ATGGCGGTTTGCGAGGAAAAGAAGCAGGACACGCGCATTCAACGCATAGCTTCGTCCATTCGCGTGGTTCCCGACTTCCCCAAGAAAG GGATCATGTTCCAAGACATCACGACGCTGCTGCTCGAGCCGAAAGCGTTCAAGGACACAGTGGATTTGTTCGTGGAGCAGTACACGGGGAGAGGCATCTCTGTCGTCGCCG GAGTTGAGGCTAGAGGCTTCATATTTGGTCCTCCAATTGCATTGGCAATCGGTGCAAAGTTTGTCCCACTAAGAAAGCCAAGAAAGTTGCCAG GTGAAGTGATTTCAGAGAACTACATACTGGAATATGGATCTGATTGTCTTGAAATGCATGTTGGGGCAGTCCAACCTGGTGAACGAGCTCTAGTAGTCGATGATTTGATCGCGACTGGTGGAACTCTTTGTGCCGCCATAAGTTTACTCG AGCGGGCTGGGGCTGAGGTGCTTGAATGCGCATGTGTAATTGAACTTCCAGAACTCAAG GGCCGAGGGAGGTTAAACGGCAAACCGTTATACGTACTGGTGGAGTCCCATTGA